A window from Cryptomeria japonica chromosome 1, Sugi_1.0, whole genome shotgun sequence encodes these proteins:
- the LOC131856688 gene encoding uncharacterized protein LOC131856688, whose protein sequence is MLFADASTCITINGRQSSAFGLFRSIWQGCPLAPSLYVLTAERFGYLLANVASLQCVKGISLPNSQLQLLNGHFTDDSFLTLLEEEETIHEALQCLNIFYLVSGSAIQWHKTLCYRQSVLPCPAWLQPFSWKWIGPGETFRFLGIPFAFQASPMELWQVVLARVEKKLAYWITKPLSLAGKFQICSKVLAATHVYYSSCWAPSKAAYSKLEKLLQDFLWASSDTHHGFHRVAWDFCCLPRDSGGLGLLSTQRQGIALCVKWVIHSLMGDEAWKILLRHCIQSSFPINRPAWKGIGLQTLLVMKEPVQIVGTFVAKSIWCAWESVKPWLWWSGSSFRDELSLN, encoded by the coding sequence ATGCTCTTTGCGGATGCCTCGACCTGTATCACCATCAATGGTCGACAGTCTTCAGCTTTTGGCCTCTTCCGCTCTATTTGGCAGGGTTGCCCTTTAGCTCCCTCGCTGTATGTGCTTACCGCTGAAAGGTTTGGTTATCTGTTGGCTAATGTTGCATCTTTGCAGTGTGTTAAAGGCATTTCATTGCCTAATTCTCAGTTGCAGTTACTCAATGGGCACTTTACGGATGACTCTTTTCTCACtctcttggaggaagaggagactATTCACGAGGCGCTCCAGTGCCTAAATATATTTTATCTTGTTTCGGGCTCCGCCATTCAGTGGCACAAGACGCTTTGTTACCGACAGTCTGTTCTGCCTTGTCCTGCTTGGCTGCAACCCTTTAGCTGGAAGTGGATTGGGCCAGGCGAAACTTTCCGCTTTTTGGGCATTCCTTTTGCTTTTCAAGCCTCCCCAATGGAGCTTTGGCAGGTTGTGCTTGCTCGGGTGGAAAAAAAGCTGGCTTATTGGATCACCAAGCCTCTATCTTTGGCGGGGAAGTTCCAGATTTGTTCTAAAGTTTTGGCCGCTACTCATGTTTATTATTCCTCTTGTTGGGCGCCTTCTAAAGCTGCTTATAGCAAGCTTGAAAAATTACTTCAGGATTTTCTTTGGGCTTCCTCTGATACTCATCATGGATTCCATCGTGTCGCCTGGGATTTTTGTTGTCTCCCCAGGGACTCTGGAGGCTTGGGTCTGTTGTCCACCCAGAGGCAGGGAATTGCTTTATGTGTCAAATGGGTTATTCACTCCCTTATGGGTGACGAGGCTTGGAAAATTCTCCTTCGCCACTGCATTCAGTCTAGTTTCCCTATCAACAGACCGGCCTGGAAAGGAATTGGCCTCCAGACCCTTTTGGTTATGAAAGAGCCGGTTCAGATAGTTGGTACGTTTGTTGCCAAAAGCATTTGGTGTGCCTGGGAGTCTGTCAAACCCTGGCTCTGGTGGTCTGGCTCCAGCTTTCGGGATGAGCTCTCATTGAACTAG
- the LOC131026688 gene encoding U-box domain-containing protein 41, producing MSSERRRFSLFKHSRNTEWPKEFICPISRLPMADPVIVCSGQSYERRCIEAWMKLGQRYCHVTGIDLHNSTVIANVALRTAIIHWCQAAGFPNPTSPDPEAANNLVLKLINQAKYLNSGNGYSSEPQKTRDFNEVSQFRALGHSDFQRPTSRLDADMLQQSMRNVSLEKSSTPTEIDKAETLQGINSDYLENSTVPTERNRSRTFSDDLRKLDPVPNLGRHYHSATQVGMMGIRGADTESSSSSSGYISPPPPLATKPSSYSSEAQKKDEVDDLQYSCPHVVSDLVATLSQSHALEQEGAVTDLRKQTRTSSESRIALCHPKLLSALLPLCTSRYPEVQINAVAALVNLSLEKENKVGIVRAGAIPYLIDVLKAGHPEAQEHAAGCIFSLALSDENKIAIGILGAIPPLIHILRAGEDKAKQDAAMALYHLSFPQGNKSKLVKVGAVPILMGLAQDETSRISSKALMILCNIAAIAEGRKALMDLSGIAKLVGILAKHQKNKTRAASQEIQEQTVAVLLLLSQNNIRFVSLAIQAGVMEPLVWLSENGNARAKEKASVLLSMMKEVTSSEEEYPDSILPRHSTRRLGRAVWSGPNSTEF from the coding sequence ATGAGCTCGGAAAGAAGACGTTTTTCtttgttcaagcattcaagaaacaCAGAATGGCCGAAGGAATTCATTTGCCCCATATCCAGGTTACCTATGGCAGATCCTGTCATAGTATGCTCCGGACAAAGCTACGAAAGAAGATGCATAGAGGCATGGATGAAACTGGGGCAACGCTATTGCCATGTCACAGGCATAGACCTCCACAATTCCACTGTCATTGCCAACGTGGCACTCAGAACTGCCATAATCCATTGGTGCCAAGCTGCCGGTTTTCCCAACCCTACTTCGCCTGATCCAGAGGCGGCAAATAATTTGGTCCTCAAGCTCATAAATCAGGCCAAATACCTCAATTCAGGAAACGGGTACTCTTCTGAACCTCAAAAAACTCGTGATTTTAATGAAGTTTCTCAATTTAGGGCACTTGGTCACAGCGATTTTCAGAGGCCCACGAGTAGATTAGATGCTGATATGCTGCAACAATCCATGAGAAATGTTTCTTTGGAAAAGTCATCCACACCCACTGAAATAGACAAGGCTGAAACATTACAAGGCATAAATAGTGATTATCTAGAGAATTCAACTGTGCCTACCGAAAGAAACAGGTCTAGAACATTTTCAGACGACCTTCGGAAGTTAGATCCAGTTCCTAATTTGGGGAGGCATTATCATTCTGCTACTCAGGTAGGAATGATGGGGATCAGGGGGGCGGATACAGAATCGTCTTCATCTTCCTCTGGATATATATCCCCGCCGCCGCCTTTGGCCACCAAGCCCTCTAGTTATTCATCTGAAGCCCAGAAAAAAGATGAGGTGGATGACCTCCAGTATTCATGTCCTCATGTTGTTTCGGACCTTGTGGCGACACTAAGCCAATCTCATGCCTTGGAGCAAGAGGGGGCAGTGACTGATCTAAGAAAACAGACTAGGACTAGTTCTGAGAGCAGGATTGCTCTTTGTCACCCCAAGTTGCTGTCTGCACTTTTGCCCCTATGTACCTCCAGATACCCGGAAGTTCAGATAAATGCTGTTGCTGCATTGGTCAATCTTTCATTAGAGAAGGAGAACAAGGTTGGTATAGTAAGGGCAGGGGCAATTCCGTATCTGATTGATGTTCTGAAAGCAGGTCATCCCGAAGCACAGGAGCATGCTGCTGGGTGCATTTTTAGCCTTGCCTTAAGTGATGAGAACAAGATTGCTATTGGTATTCTGGGTGCTATTCCTCCTTTGATTCACATTCTAAGAGCTGGTGAGGATAAAGCAAAGCAGGATGCTGCAATGGCTCTGTACCACTTGTCCTTTCCTCAAGGCAATAAAAGCAAGCTGGTGAAGGTGGGTGCAGTTCCAATATTAATGGGTCTTGCTCAAGATGAGACATCCAGGATCAGTAGTAAAGCTCTGATGATCCTTTGTAATATTGCAGCAATTGCAGAAGGACGTAAGGCATTAATGGATCTCAGTGGCATTGCTAAGCTAGTGGGCATTCTTGCCAAACATCAAAAGAATAAGACTAGAGCAGCTAGCCAGGAAATCCAAGAGCAAACAGTTGCAGTCTTATTGCTGCTTTCTCAGAACAATATACGTTTTGTTTCATTGGCAATTCAAGCAGGTGTTATGGAACCGCTTGTTTGGCTTTCTGAGAATGGTAATGCCAGAGCCAAAGAAAAAGCTTCTGTTCTACTAAGCATGATGAAAGAAGTTACCTCAAGCGAGGAGGAATATCCAGACTCTATATTGCCTCGGCATAGCACAAGAAGATTGGGACGGGCTGTTTGGTCGGGACCCAATTCCACAGAATTCTGA